A window of Pedobacter lusitanus contains these coding sequences:
- a CDS encoding carboxypeptidase-like regulatory domain-containing protein → MITFMQVSAAGYAQRITLKENRMPLEKVFKIIHHQTGYDFLYDRKLISAKEPLNIDVRAKTVEEVLDLYLADLLLDYTVSGKTVVLKEKKKSFFERVSDALSAEDISGKVLDETGLPLPGATIKVKKQAELLKQMRQAGFQLIIWMKMLFYWSLLWDTKPKKFV, encoded by the coding sequence ATGATAACGTTTATGCAGGTGAGCGCAGCCGGTTACGCACAAAGAATTACGCTCAAAGAAAATAGAATGCCTCTGGAAAAGGTATTTAAAATTATTCATCATCAGACAGGATATGATTTTCTATATGATCGTAAACTCATCAGTGCAAAAGAACCACTGAATATCGATGTCAGAGCAAAGACAGTTGAAGAAGTTCTTGATCTGTATTTAGCAGATTTGCTGCTGGATTATACCGTTTCTGGTAAAACAGTGGTACTCAAAGAAAAGAAGAAGTCTTTTTTTGAAAGGGTATCTGACGCTTTATCAGCTGAAGATATTTCAGGAAAAGTGCTCGATGAAACCGGACTTCCTTTGCCCGGAGCAACTATAAAAGTTAAAAAACAAGCAGAATTACTAAAACAGATGCGGCAGGCAGGTTTTCAATTGATCATCTGGATGAAAATGCTGTTTTACTGGTCTCTTTTATGGGATACAAAACCAAAGAAGTTCGTGTAG
- a CDS encoding SusC/RagA family TonB-linked outer membrane protein, with translation MTKTDAAGRFSIDHLDENAVLLVSFMGYKTKEVRVGTQNSLTVVLEVDMASLSDVVVVGYGTTKRKDLVGSVTSVGGNDLRKQEATNFTQALAGRAAGVQVSRPGGEPGAGASIRIRGMSTVMGVNDPLYVIDGIPVQLYNGGGVDAIRSAPGNGLMDPLAGIDVNDIENIEILKDATATAIYGSRGANGVIVVTTKRGKAGADPVFNFSYDVSVDQQRKFYDVLSGPDYAKFMQDTYAKNKTPIDDVSFPGKGNTDWQRAITQTGLVQNLNLSLLGASKDGATTYAFSSGLTDQKGILINSGFKRYSVRTNIETRVFSLLKVGTNLNFSSSTQTGGISPIYTTYGVASYRPDIPIYNPDGSYANDGSSDNPVASRQGKSSNESRRLLASVFAELEIIKGLKLRSTLSYDINNNKGYTYSPSWLFSEKLSKGSRTDKAFDYVNRVFDNTLSYSRSFDKHQIDIVGGASWTLNKSNFNSTNSSNFPNDNVLNNLGSAGTITGFDSGAESSGLESFFLRANYNYDGKYYLNLTGRADNSTKFGPESQWGYFPSVGASWRFSKEDFMKKLSFIDDAKLRVTVGKTGTSAFGSFGFLTLFNTGYFYNGVNGLRANPDAGEPNPDIHWESTMQTDAALELSFLQSRLKTTVNYYRKYTKGLISSPSIPASGGYTFQTKNLGDISNQGWEITLSAIPVIKGSFTWLSDFNITFNKNKVEKTYGTTLYGTLPLIEGLP, from the coding sequence ATTACTAAAACAGATGCGGCAGGCAGGTTTTCAATTGATCATCTGGATGAAAATGCTGTTTTACTGGTCTCTTTTATGGGATACAAAACCAAAGAAGTTCGTGTAGGAACGCAAAACAGCCTGACTGTAGTTCTTGAAGTGGATATGGCCAGTCTGAGTGATGTGGTGGTCGTGGGTTACGGAACAACTAAAAGAAAGGATCTGGTTGGATCAGTAACGAGTGTGGGAGGGAATGATCTGCGTAAACAGGAAGCAACGAATTTCACTCAGGCACTGGCAGGCCGCGCTGCAGGTGTGCAGGTAAGCAGGCCTGGGGGGGAGCCTGGTGCAGGTGCTTCAATCCGGATCAGGGGGATGTCTACAGTAATGGGGGTAAATGATCCCTTATATGTGATTGATGGTATTCCGGTTCAGTTATATAATGGTGGTGGGGTAGATGCCATCAGAAGTGCTCCTGGAAATGGTCTGATGGATCCGCTGGCTGGAATTGATGTAAATGATATTGAGAATATTGAGATCTTAAAAGATGCGACGGCTACTGCTATATATGGTTCCAGAGGAGCTAATGGAGTAATTGTAGTGACTACAAAAAGAGGGAAAGCAGGGGCTGATCCGGTTTTTAATTTTAGTTATGATGTATCTGTTGATCAGCAGAGAAAGTTTTATGATGTACTTTCCGGGCCTGATTATGCGAAGTTTATGCAGGATACCTATGCTAAAAATAAGACACCCATTGATGACGTGAGTTTTCCCGGAAAGGGAAATACAGACTGGCAGCGGGCTATTACCCAGACCGGACTGGTACAAAACCTGAATTTAAGCTTGCTGGGTGCCTCTAAAGACGGAGCAACTACTTATGCTTTCTCCTCAGGTCTGACCGATCAGAAAGGTATACTGATCAATAGCGGGTTTAAAAGATATTCTGTCCGTACCAATATTGAAACCCGGGTATTTAGTCTGCTGAAAGTAGGAACTAACCTTAATTTTAGCTCCAGTACGCAGACTGGCGGGATATCACCTATTTATACGACCTATGGAGTGGCCAGTTACCGTCCGGATATCCCGATCTATAATCCTGATGGAAGCTATGCAAATGATGGTTCTTCTGATAATCCGGTAGCTTCCAGACAAGGAAAAAGCAGTAATGAAAGCCGGCGTTTACTGGCCTCTGTTTTTGCCGAACTGGAAATTATCAAAGGTCTGAAACTGAGATCAACCCTGTCATATGATATCAATAATAATAAGGGTTATACTTATTCACCGAGCTGGTTGTTTTCAGAAAAATTGTCAAAAGGGTCACGTACAGACAAAGCTTTTGATTATGTGAACCGTGTATTTGATAATACACTGAGTTATTCCAGGTCTTTTGATAAGCATCAGATTGATATAGTTGGTGGTGCTTCATGGACACTCAATAAAAGCAATTTTAACAGCACTAACAGTTCAAATTTTCCAAATGATAATGTACTGAACAATCTGGGGTCGGCAGGTACGATCACCGGTTTTGACAGCGGAGCAGAAAGCAGTGGTCTGGAATCATTTTTCTTAAGAGCCAATTATAATTATGATGGAAAATATTATCTGAATCTAACCGGAAGAGCTGATAATTCCACCAAATTCGGCCCTGAAAGTCAGTGGGGGTATTTTCCATCCGTAGGGGCATCATGGCGTTTTTCGAAAGAAGATTTTATGAAAAAGCTCAGTTTTATTGATGATGCTAAATTAAGAGTGACCGTCGGAAAAACAGGAACTTCTGCTTTTGGCAGCTTTGGTTTTCTGACGTTGTTTAACACAGGATATTTTTACAACGGGGTAAATGGTTTAAGAGCGAATCCTGATGCAGGAGAACCTAATCCTGATATACACTGGGAAAGCACCATGCAGACAGATGCGGCTCTGGAACTTAGTTTTCTGCAATCCAGACTGAAAACTACAGTGAACTATTACAGGAAATATACCAAAGGCCTGATTAGTTCTCCAAGTATCCCGGCTTCGGGTGGTTATACCTTCCAGACTAAAAATCTCGGGGATATCAGTAATCAGGGCTGGGAAATTACTTTAAGTGCTATACCTGTAATCAAGGGTAGTTTTACCTGGCTGTCTGATTTTAATATCACTTTTAATAAAAACAAGGTTGAAAAAACCTATGGTACTACCTTATATGGCACTTTACCTTTAATTGAAGGATTGCCATAA
- a CDS encoding FecR family protein: MTNEKFRELARRCHEGTASEAEQKAFDEIYTTLLNRHSSWDTELMGAEEEVKAEISGKLNRRIRQDKKKKNHSLFYRYIAAAIVIVALGTGIYFYQQLKAPADQQRFFANDIKPGGNKAVLTLANGKKISLTDAENTELANESGIRMTKTGDGQLICEVSGKRSAADPHTRNCIETPKGGQYQIQLPDGTKVWLNASSSLKYPDNFGMAKERRVELTGEAYFEVAHNQAVPFRVMLRNQLVEVLGTHFNINGYEDEAAIRTTLLEGSVKLSRTDSQISAILKPGQQARLQQGGFRLKEVDALEAVAWKNDEFLFNDEDFLTAMRKIARWYDVEVVYDSSAPIDFQLGGSVKRSKNISAVLTLIELTGKVHFKIEGRRVTVTK, from the coding sequence ATGACTAACGAAAAATTTCGGGAACTTGCACGCAGGTGTCATGAAGGAACGGCTTCTGAAGCTGAACAAAAGGCCTTTGACGAAATTTATACAACTTTGCTTAACAGACATAGCAGCTGGGATACGGAGTTGATGGGAGCTGAAGAAGAAGTGAAGGCAGAAATTTCCGGTAAACTTAACAGACGTATTCGTCAGGATAAGAAAAAAAAGAATCACAGCCTGTTTTATCGTTATATCGCTGCTGCAATAGTTATTGTAGCTCTGGGAACCGGAATCTATTTTTATCAGCAGCTCAAAGCTCCGGCAGATCAGCAGCGATTCTTTGCAAATGATATTAAGCCCGGTGGAAATAAGGCTGTACTAACCTTAGCTAATGGCAAAAAGATCAGTCTGACTGATGCGGAAAATACAGAACTCGCTAATGAGTCTGGTATCAGAATGACTAAAACAGGTGATGGACAACTGATCTGTGAGGTTTCCGGAAAAAGATCTGCAGCAGATCCTCATACGCGTAATTGTATTGAAACGCCTAAAGGCGGACAGTATCAGATTCAATTGCCTGATGGAACAAAAGTCTGGCTGAATGCCTCATCTTCCTTAAAATATCCCGATAATTTTGGAATGGCTAAAGAACGCCGCGTTGAACTGACCGGGGAAGCTTATTTTGAAGTAGCCCATAATCAGGCAGTCCCGTTCCGGGTAATGCTGCGTAATCAGCTGGTTGAAGTTCTGGGTACTCATTTCAATATCAATGGTTATGAAGATGAAGCTGCAATCAGAACAACATTGCTGGAGGGCTCAGTAAAACTAAGCCGGACGGATAGTCAGATTTCTGCGATTCTAAAACCGGGGCAGCAAGCCCGGCTTCAGCAGGGTGGGTTCAGGCTTAAGGAGGTTGACGCTCTTGAGGCCGTGGCCTGGAAAAATGATGAATTTTTATTTAATGACGAGGATTTTCTTACGGCCATGCGAAAAATTGCGCGATGGTATGATGTGGAAGTGGTTTATGATTCTTCTGCACCAATAGATTTTCAGCTGGGTGGGTCTGTAAAACGTTCGAAAAATATATCGGCTGTATTAACGCTGATTGAATTAACCGGGAAAGTTCACTTTAAGATTGAAGGAAGGAGGGTTACGGTAACTAAATAA